The following coding sequences lie in one Halogeometricum rufum genomic window:
- the sppA gene encoding signal peptide peptidase SppA, giving the protein MTDRERSLERGVLVVAVAAVAGLAGWLLFYVVPYDLASLLGVLLVVATVFLGVRLGSRVASARFPDYDVAEVGVEGPITRDGGPTGFPNRPGGASSDDVVEQIRAADDDDAVSALLVRLNTPGGAVLPSDDIRRAAAAFDGPTVAYATDTCASGGYWIASVCDEIWAHDVSIVGSIGVIGSSVNVHELAERLGVSYERFAAGKYKDAGTALKEPSEEERAYLQGIVDDYYDDFVERVAEGRDMDPETVRDTEARVYLGSDAHELGLVDELGTREDVEDRLAALLGTEAVSVREFSSGESLVSRLRGGTERVAFALGAGVASAFDDEASEFRFRL; this is encoded by the coding sequence GTGACCGACCGAGAGCGGAGCCTCGAACGCGGCGTCCTCGTGGTCGCCGTCGCCGCCGTCGCTGGACTGGCGGGGTGGCTCCTGTTCTACGTCGTCCCGTACGACCTGGCGAGTCTGCTCGGCGTCCTTCTGGTCGTCGCGACGGTGTTCCTCGGCGTCCGACTCGGGAGTCGCGTCGCGTCCGCCCGATTCCCCGACTACGACGTGGCCGAAGTCGGCGTCGAGGGTCCCATCACCCGCGACGGCGGGCCGACCGGCTTCCCGAACCGACCGGGCGGCGCGTCGAGCGACGACGTGGTCGAACAGATACGCGCGGCCGACGACGACGACGCCGTGTCGGCGCTGCTCGTCCGTCTGAACACGCCGGGCGGCGCGGTCCTCCCGAGCGACGATATCCGCCGGGCGGCGGCGGCGTTCGACGGGCCGACCGTCGCCTACGCGACCGATACCTGCGCCAGCGGCGGCTACTGGATCGCCAGCGTGTGCGACGAGATATGGGCACACGACGTGAGCATCGTCGGGAGCATCGGCGTCATCGGGTCGTCGGTGAACGTCCACGAACTCGCCGAGCGACTCGGCGTCTCGTACGAGCGGTTCGCCGCCGGGAAGTACAAGGACGCGGGCACCGCGCTGAAGGAACCCTCGGAGGAGGAACGCGCCTACCTGCAGGGCATCGTCGACGACTACTACGACGACTTCGTCGAACGGGTGGCCGAGGGGCGCGATATGGACCCCGAGACGGTTCGCGACACCGAAGCCCGCGTCTACCTCGGGTCCGACGCGCACGAACTCGGTCTCGTGGACGAACTCGGCACCCGCGAGGACGTCGAGGACCGACTCGCGGCACTGCTCGGCACGGAGGCGGTGTCCGTCCGGGAGTTCTCGTCCGGCGAGAGCCTCGTCTCGCGCCTCCGCGGTGGCACCGAACGGGTCGCCTTCGCACTCGGTGCGGGCGTCGCCTCGGCGTTCGACGACGAGGCGTCGGAGTTCCGGTTCCGCCTCTGA
- a CDS encoding DUF373 family protein — protein MTTLVLCVDRSNDIGRKAGVPTPVVGWEAVRSLVTDVGLADPEDSNVNCLLEALRVARDLRDEHEDSVVAVVSGASETLVGADRSLAAQVDELVAEYEPESAIVVVDSAGDERVVPVIESRLRVDSVDRVVVRQAHDIESTYYLLKQFLADEELRSTVLVPLGATLLLMPLLLTRFSPEIALAGLGSVLGAVLLYKGLAIDQLLAESPDRVRDALYSGQVSIVTYVVAAGLTLVGAFLGALSVTPQANAGTGATLISTMQFVYHAVPWLALAALTASAGRLLDELIGADGVSRQYMNLPFGVVALGLVVRGFAGWFLQREGILADAVLFGWTVSAQQRLALFIVGGIFVSAIGVRVAATMSESETLEDAVEQ, from the coding sequence GTGACCACGCTCGTCCTCTGTGTGGACCGTTCGAACGACATCGGACGGAAGGCGGGTGTCCCGACGCCCGTCGTCGGGTGGGAGGCGGTCCGGTCGCTCGTCACCGACGTGGGACTGGCCGACCCGGAGGACTCCAACGTGAACTGCCTGCTCGAAGCGCTCCGCGTCGCTCGCGACTTGCGCGACGAACACGAAGACTCCGTCGTCGCCGTCGTCTCCGGGGCGTCGGAGACGCTCGTCGGCGCGGACCGCTCGCTGGCCGCACAGGTGGACGAACTCGTCGCCGAGTACGAGCCCGAATCGGCCATCGTCGTCGTGGACAGCGCGGGCGACGAACGTGTCGTCCCCGTCATCGAGAGTCGACTCCGCGTCGACTCCGTCGACCGGGTGGTCGTCCGGCAGGCGCACGACATCGAATCGACGTACTACCTGCTCAAGCAGTTCCTCGCCGACGAGGAACTCCGCTCGACGGTGCTCGTCCCCCTCGGCGCGACGCTGCTCCTGATGCCGCTGCTGTTGACGCGCTTCTCGCCGGAGATCGCGCTGGCCGGACTCGGCTCCGTCCTCGGAGCGGTGTTGCTCTACAAGGGGTTGGCCATCGACCAACTGCTGGCCGAGTCGCCCGACAGAGTCCGGGACGCGCTCTACTCCGGGCAGGTATCCATCGTCACCTACGTCGTCGCCGCGGGCCTCACGCTCGTCGGCGCGTTCCTCGGCGCCCTCTCGGTGACCCCGCAGGCGAACGCCGGCACGGGCGCGACGCTCATCTCGACGATGCAGTTCGTCTACCACGCCGTCCCGTGGCTGGCGCTGGCCGCGTTGACGGCCAGCGCCGGACGCCTCCTCGACGAACTCATCGGCGCCGACGGCGTGAGTCGGCAGTACATGAACCTCCCGTTCGGCGTCGTCGCCCTCGGACTCGTCGTCCGCGGCTTCGCCGGCTGGTTCCTCCAGCGAGAGGGGATTCTCGCGGACGCCGTCCTGTTCGGCTGGACCGTCTCGGCCCAGCAGCGACTCGCGCTGTTCATCGTCGGCGGTATCTTCGTCAGCGCCATCGGCGTCCGCGTCGCCGCCACGATGAGCGAGAGCGAGACGCTCGAGGACGCCGTCGAACAGTAG
- a CDS encoding DUF7333 family protein — protein sequence MEFDLTVTVGALVGLVVLGTVALVGMGFMATSTVLMMVTPAMLVFGAICLALGVKHGEYRARGAR from the coding sequence ATGGAGTTCGACCTGACGGTGACGGTGGGAGCGCTCGTAGGACTCGTCGTCCTCGGAACCGTTGCGCTCGTCGGTATGGGATTCATGGCGACGAGCACGGTGCTGATGATGGTGACGCCGGCGATGCTCGTCTTCGGCGCTATCTGCCTCGCACTGGGAGTCAAACACGGCGAGTACCGCGCTCGCGGCGCGCGGTAA
- a CDS encoding aldo/keto reductase: protein MSEQQSLAPEDVPRANGMPMLGLGTWQNDDPTDCARSVETALNMGYRHVDTAQIYGNEEAVGEGIANADVDREDVFLATKVWTDNLAYDDVIESTEESLEKLGVESVDLLYVHWPSGEYSPEETLRAFDELYDEGRIDRIGVSNFQPEHVETAVEYTEAPVFANQVELHPLLPQEELREACAEHDVEVVAYSPLARGEVFDVPELEEIADEHGVSAAQVSLAWLREKGVTAIPKATSEDHIDDNWDSLRLELEPEDVERIDAIDRTDRQVDPDFAPW, encoded by the coding sequence ATGTCTGAACAGCAGTCTCTCGCCCCCGAAGACGTGCCGCGAGCGAACGGTATGCCGATGCTCGGTCTCGGCACGTGGCAGAACGACGACCCGACGGACTGTGCGCGGTCCGTCGAGACGGCGCTGAACATGGGCTATCGGCACGTCGACACCGCCCAGATATACGGTAACGAGGAGGCGGTCGGCGAGGGCATCGCGAACGCCGACGTCGACCGCGAGGACGTCTTCCTCGCGACGAAAGTGTGGACGGACAACCTCGCGTACGACGACGTCATCGAATCGACCGAGGAGAGTCTGGAGAAACTAGGCGTCGAGTCCGTGGACCTGCTGTACGTCCACTGGCCGTCCGGCGAGTACAGCCCCGAGGAGACGCTCCGCGCGTTCGACGAACTGTACGACGAGGGCCGCATCGACCGCATCGGCGTCAGCAACTTCCAGCCCGAACACGTTGAGACGGCCGTCGAGTACACCGAGGCGCCCGTCTTCGCCAATCAGGTCGAACTGCACCCCCTGCTCCCGCAGGAGGAACTTCGCGAGGCGTGCGCGGAACACGACGTCGAAGTCGTCGCCTACTCGCCGCTGGCGCGCGGCGAGGTGTTCGACGTGCCCGAACTCGAGGAGATTGCCGACGAACACGGCGTGAGCGCCGCGCAGGTGTCGCTGGCGTGGCTCCGCGAGAAGGGCGTCACGGCCATCCCGAAGGCGACGAGCGAGGACCACATCGACGACAACTGGGACTCGCTCCGCCTCGAACTCGAACCGGAGGACGTCGAGCGCATCGACGCCATCGACCGCACCGACCGGCAGGTCGACCCCGACTTCGCTCCCTGGTAA
- a CDS encoding geranylgeranyl reductase family protein → MPAEAYDMVVVGGGTAGAFAAATAASEGLDVVLLERKSEEEAGHIACGDAIKGTSTFPDVIDLDYLKDESFTNQNITRAVFENPRGEDLDVPFRGAGAVVDRKRYGEIILEEAERLGTEMHFETVVQDVTQDDDGRVTGVRAKRNGSVVEYEAEVTIDGAGALSILQDKTDFSGTTFDTNVSYSQFCSAYREVIDVPEPVEYEDAIVFKPAAELGYLWYFPRTATEINVGLGFQMTEDPMKLVDELKRDLRNRPEFQGGTVKNKLGAALPTRRPYDSAVAPGFIAAGDSAGHVNPTTGGGIPGAAQSAHWAAKHAVNAISDGDVSEANLWEYNRDVMTDFGKRFAAVDLYNIWGMAHEMDELVEIVSSLPGQQLLDSLSKGSSKMSFGLQLQTLVKTFGHWDALYELYSVRKRAQEITRLYNAYPSSPRGFEGWQRSRDAVMDDLYELVGTDPKY, encoded by the coding sequence ATGCCAGCGGAAGCCTACGACATGGTCGTCGTCGGCGGGGGCACGGCGGGAGCCTTCGCCGCGGCCACCGCGGCGTCCGAGGGTCTCGACGTCGTCCTCCTCGAACGGAAGTCCGAGGAGGAAGCAGGCCACATCGCCTGCGGCGACGCCATCAAGGGCACGAGCACCTTCCCCGACGTCATCGACCTCGACTATCTGAAAGACGAGTCGTTCACCAACCAGAACATCACGCGCGCGGTGTTCGAGAACCCCCGCGGCGAGGACCTGGACGTCCCGTTCCGCGGTGCCGGTGCGGTCGTCGACCGGAAGCGCTACGGCGAGATAATCCTCGAAGAGGCCGAGCGCCTGGGCACGGAGATGCACTTCGAGACCGTCGTGCAGGACGTGACGCAGGACGACGACGGCCGCGTCACCGGCGTCCGCGCCAAGCGGAACGGCAGCGTCGTCGAGTACGAGGCCGAGGTGACCATCGACGGCGCCGGCGCGCTCTCTATTCTGCAGGACAAGACGGACTTCTCGGGGACGACGTTCGACACGAACGTCTCGTACTCGCAGTTCTGCTCGGCGTACCGCGAGGTCATCGACGTACCCGAACCGGTCGAGTACGAGGACGCCATCGTGTTCAAACCGGCCGCGGAACTCGGCTACCTCTGGTACTTCCCGCGCACCGCGACGGAGATAAACGTCGGTCTCGGCTTCCAGATGACCGAGGACCCGATGAAGCTGGTGGACGAACTCAAGCGTGACCTCCGCAACCGACCCGAGTTCCAGGGCGGGACGGTGAAGAACAAACTCGGCGCGGCCCTGCCGACGCGCCGCCCCTACGACTCCGCCGTCGCGCCGGGGTTCATCGCCGCGGGGGACTCCGCCGGCCACGTCAACCCCACCACCGGCGGCGGCATCCCCGGTGCGGCCCAGTCCGCTCACTGGGCGGCTAAACACGCCGTGAACGCCATCTCCGACGGCGACGTGAGCGAGGCGAACCTCTGGGAGTACAACCGCGACGTGATGACGGACTTCGGCAAGCGGTTCGCCGCCGTGGACCTCTACAACATCTGGGGGATGGCCCACGAGATGGACGAACTCGTCGAAATCGTCTCCTCGCTCCCGGGACAGCAACTCCTCGACTCGCTCAGTAAGGGCTCCTCGAAGATGAGCTTCGGGCTCCAACTGCAGACGCTGGTGAAGACGTTCGGTCACTGGGACGCCCTGTACGAACTGTACAGCGTCCGAAAGCGGGCGCAGGAGATAACGCGGCTCTACAACGCCTACCCCTCCTCGCCGCGCGGGTTCGAGGGCTGGCAGCGCTCCCGCGACGCCGTGATGGACGACCTGTACGAACTCGTCGGCACCGACCCCAAGTACTGA
- a CDS encoding DUF6517 family protein — protein sequence MFRRSVPLCCVVVLVALSGCLGTLVDADAGATTIPTAASEREGYVAGNETRVPFRIPVGGGGVGGEVTVTGHLAGHSRTVAADRTAALLLVTTPDVRIAGASVNPLRGATDPNAVRAGLALAGRARTLGGVENVTDLREQSVRNVTFLGTTAPLTTYAGVVETDAGRADVRVHAASVEHEGDVVVAVSVHPATMDERDAVSRMLAAAEYRTV from the coding sequence ATGTTCCGCCGGTCGGTGCCGTTGTGCTGTGTCGTCGTCCTCGTCGCGCTCTCGGGGTGTCTCGGAACGCTAGTCGACGCGGACGCCGGCGCGACGACGATTCCGACGGCGGCGTCCGAACGCGAGGGCTACGTCGCGGGCAACGAGACGAGAGTCCCGTTCCGGATTCCCGTCGGCGGCGGCGGCGTCGGCGGGGAGGTGACCGTCACGGGGCACCTCGCGGGCCACTCTCGCACCGTCGCGGCCGACCGGACGGCCGCGCTCCTCCTCGTCACGACGCCGGACGTCCGCATCGCCGGCGCGTCGGTCAACCCGCTTCGCGGCGCGACGGACCCGAACGCCGTCCGGGCGGGACTCGCACTCGCGGGTCGGGCCCGCACGCTGGGCGGCGTCGAGAACGTGACCGACCTCCGCGAACAGTCCGTCCGGAACGTGACGTTCCTCGGGACGACGGCGCCGCTGACGACGTACGCCGGCGTCGTCGAGACGGACGCGGGGCGCGCGGACGTTCGGGTACACGCCGCCTCGGTCGAACACGAGGGCGACGTGGTCGTCGCCGTCTCGGTCCATCCGGCCACGATGGACGAACGCGACGCCGTGAGTCGGATGCTCGCCGCCGCGGAGTACCGCACGGTGTGA
- a CDS encoding DUF7344 domain-containing protein, giving the protein MTSPPLERDAVLSLLGNRVRRAVVDAGRTLDAPVSLPRVADAVAASLFAQSETTTAETAMVTSRLELQLHHRHLPKLDAAGVLTYRTDDNVLAELDDCALSQLATASDALTGSRGDTLLAE; this is encoded by the coding sequence GTGACATCCCCTCCTCTGGAACGAGATGCGGTTCTGTCCCTCCTGGGTAACCGCGTTCGACGCGCAGTCGTGGACGCCGGCCGGACGCTCGACGCGCCCGTTTCGTTGCCACGGGTCGCAGACGCGGTGGCGGCATCGCTCTTCGCGCAGTCCGAGACGACCACCGCCGAGACGGCGATGGTGACGAGCAGGCTCGAACTGCAACTCCACCACCGGCACCTCCCGAAACTGGACGCCGCGGGCGTCCTCACCTACCGGACAGACGACAACGTGCTCGCCGAACTGGACGACTGCGCGCTCTCGCAACTGGCCACCGCGTCCGACGCGCTCACCGGCAGTCGCGGCGACACGCTCCTGGCCGAGTGA
- a CDS encoding 2-oxoacid:ferredoxin oxidoreductase subunit beta produces the protein MSSEIRFTDFKSDKQPTWCPGCGDFGTMNGMMKALANTGNDPDNTFVVAGIGCSGKIGTYMHSYALHGVHGRALPVGAGVKLANPDLEVMVAGGDGDGYSIGSGHFIHAVRRNVDMTYVVMDNRIYGLTKGQASPTSREDFETSTTPEGPQQPPVNPMALALASGATFIAQSFSTDAQRHAEIVEKAIEHDGFGFVNVFSPCVTFNDVDTYDYFRDSLVDLAEEGHDPTDYDAAKDAILDADKEFQGVVWQDESSVSYGEKHGVTENMSEVDEGAPEGAMDLVREFY, from the coding sequence ATGAGCTCCGAAATCCGATTCACGGACTTCAAGTCCGACAAGCAACCGACGTGGTGCCCCGGCTGTGGGGACTTCGGCACGATGAACGGGATGATGAAAGCCCTCGCGAACACGGGGAACGACCCCGACAACACGTTCGTCGTCGCCGGTATCGGCTGTTCCGGTAAAATCGGGACGTACATGCACTCGTACGCCCTGCACGGCGTCCACGGGCGAGCGCTCCCCGTCGGCGCCGGCGTGAAACTCGCCAACCCCGACCTCGAAGTGATGGTCGCGGGCGGCGACGGCGACGGCTACTCCATCGGGTCCGGCCACTTCATCCACGCCGTCCGACGGAACGTCGACATGACGTACGTCGTGATGGACAACCGCATCTACGGCCTGACGAAGGGACAGGCGTCGCCCACCTCGCGCGAGGACTTCGAGACGTCCACGACGCCCGAGGGCCCGCAGCAACCCCCCGTCAACCCGATGGCGCTGGCGCTCGCTTCGGGCGCGACGTTCATCGCTCAGTCGTTCTCGACGGACGCGCAGCGACACGCCGAAATCGTCGAGAAGGCCATCGAACACGACGGCTTCGGCTTCGTCAACGTGTTCAGCCCGTGCGTCACGTTCAACGACGTGGACACGTACGACTACTTCCGCGACTCGCTCGTCGACCTCGCCGAGGAGGGCCACGACCCGACCGACTACGACGCCGCCAAGGACGCCATCCTCGACGCCGACAAGGAGTTCCAGGGCGTCGTCTGGCAGGACGAGTCTTCGGTCTCCTACGGCGAGAAACACGGCGTGACCGAGAACATGTCCGAGGTAGACGAGGGCGCGCCCGAGGGCGCGATGGACCTCGTCCGCGAGTTCTACTGA
- a CDS encoding 2-oxoacid:acceptor oxidoreductase subunit alpha encodes MPADFNWAIGGEAGDGIDSTGKIFAQALSRAGRHVFTSKDFASRIRGGYTAYKVRTAVDPVQSVVDRLDVLIALTPRTIEENLDELHEGSVIIYDGERTTMENVEIPEGMIGLDVPLKRLAEEAGGAIMRNVVALGAACEVADFPIENLDSALEKRFGSKGQQLVDNNKEAARKGQNYVDDEYDHDFDYDLETTDEDYVLLNGDEAIGMGAIAAGCKFYAGYPITPATDVMEYLTGRIENFGGHVVQAEDELSAINMALGAARAGARSMTATSGPGIDLMTETFGLVATSETPLVICDVMRSGPSTGMPTKQEQGDLNMLLYGGHGEVPRFVLAPTTISECFWKTVEAFNLAEKYQTPVYLTADLSLAVTEQTFSPETFDMDEVEIDRGKVVDDDTISEWQNEKGQFQPHAVTDDGVSPRAFPGTAEGAHMSTGLEHDELGRRTEDTDMRIEQVDKRNRKVETAKAEEDWSPREFGNPDSDNLVVSWGSNEGAMVEAIDMLEDEGVDVRFLSIPYMFPRYDLTDEFEDAEDVVVVECNATGQFADVIEHDTLTRVKRVNKYNGVRFKADELAADIKETLEA; translated from the coding sequence ATGCCTGCGGACTTCAACTGGGCCATCGGCGGGGAAGCCGGCGATGGCATCGATTCGACGGGGAAGATCTTCGCCCAGGCACTCTCTCGGGCTGGACGACACGTCTTCACCTCGAAGGACTTCGCGTCGCGTATCCGCGGTGGGTACACGGCGTACAAGGTCCGGACAGCGGTGGACCCGGTGCAGAGCGTCGTGGACCGACTCGACGTGCTCATCGCACTGACTCCCCGAACTATCGAGGAGAACCTCGACGAACTCCACGAGGGTTCCGTCATCATCTACGACGGTGAGCGGACCACGATGGAGAACGTCGAGATACCCGAGGGGATGATCGGGCTGGACGTTCCCCTCAAGCGACTCGCCGAGGAAGCCGGTGGGGCAATCATGCGCAACGTCGTCGCACTCGGTGCGGCGTGCGAAGTCGCCGACTTCCCCATCGAGAACCTCGACAGCGCACTGGAGAAGCGCTTCGGGTCGAAAGGTCAGCAACTCGTCGACAACAACAAGGAGGCCGCCCGGAAGGGCCAGAACTACGTCGACGACGAGTACGACCACGACTTCGACTACGACCTCGAGACGACCGACGAGGACTACGTCCTCCTGAACGGCGACGAGGCCATCGGGATGGGCGCCATCGCCGCCGGCTGTAAGTTCTACGCCGGCTACCCCATCACGCCCGCGACGGACGTGATGGAGTACCTGACGGGCCGCATCGAGAACTTCGGCGGCCACGTCGTCCAGGCGGAAGACGAACTGTCGGCCATCAACATGGCGCTGGGCGCCGCCCGCGCCGGCGCTCGGTCGATGACCGCCACCTCCGGTCCCGGTATCGACCTGATGACCGAGACGTTCGGGCTGGTCGCCACGAGCGAGACGCCCCTCGTCATCTGCGACGTGATGCGTTCGGGTCCCTCGACGGGGATGCCGACGAAGCAGGAGCAGGGCGACCTGAACATGCTCCTCTACGGCGGCCACGGCGAGGTGCCGCGCTTCGTCCTCGCGCCGACGACCATCTCGGAGTGCTTCTGGAAGACCGTCGAGGCGTTCAACCTCGCCGAGAAGTACCAGACGCCGGTCTATCTGACGGCGGACCTCTCGCTGGCGGTCACGGAGCAGACGTTCTCGCCGGAGACGTTCGACATGGACGAGGTCGAAATCGACCGCGGCAAGGTCGTCGACGACGACACCATCTCCGAGTGGCAGAACGAGAAGGGGCAGTTCCAGCCCCACGCCGTCACCGACGACGGCGTCTCCCCCCGCGCGTTCCCCGGCACGGCCGAGGGCGCACACATGTCCACCGGTCTCGAACACGACGAACTCGGCCGCCGGACCGAGGACACGGACATGCGCATCGAACAGGTGGACAAACGCAACCGAAAGGTCGAGACGGCGAAGGCCGAAGAGGACTGGAGTCCCCGCGAGTTCGGGAACCCCGACTCCGACAACCTCGTCGTCTCGTGGGGGTCGAACGAGGGCGCGATGGTCGAGGCCATCGACATGCTCGAAGACGAGGGCGTCGACGTGCGCTTCCTCTCGATTCCCTACATGTTCCCGCGCTACGACCTGACCGACGAGTTCGAGGACGCCGAGGACGTCGTCGTAGTCGAGTGTAACGCCACGGGGCAGTTCGCCGACGTCATCGAGCACGACACACTTACACGCGTCAAGCGGGTGAACAAGTACAACGGTGTCCGGTTCAAGGCGGACGAACTCGCGGCGGACATCAAAGAGACGCTGGAGGCCTAA
- a CDS encoding ferredoxin--NADP reductase, with the protein MDATVAVAAVREVGPGTVAIEFETPDGFEAEPGQFVKLSGTVDGEEYSRFYTLSSPGVEETFEVTVGVDPEEAGPFSRHLTDLREGDELDVSGPFGRSYYQEESCVVVLAGGPGVGPAVGIGEAAVADGNEVAVVYQTDAPAHAERLDALRDAGASVVVTEGAIGSAVADAVTGEEAEQVFVYGFDDFVEEAEAAIEAAGGDADAAKVENFG; encoded by the coding sequence ATGGATGCGACAGTCGCGGTCGCCGCGGTCCGAGAGGTCGGGCCGGGAACGGTCGCCATCGAGTTCGAGACGCCCGACGGCTTCGAGGCGGAACCCGGCCAGTTCGTGAAGCTCTCCGGGACCGTCGACGGCGAGGAGTACAGCCGATTCTACACGCTCTCCTCGCCGGGGGTCGAGGAGACGTTCGAGGTCACCGTCGGCGTCGACCCCGAGGAGGCCGGGCCGTTCAGCCGGCACCTCACCGACCTCCGAGAGGGCGACGAACTCGACGTCTCCGGGCCGTTCGGCCGGAGTTACTACCAGGAGGAGTCGTGCGTCGTCGTCCTCGCCGGCGGGCCGGGCGTGGGGCCCGCCGTCGGCATCGGCGAGGCGGCCGTCGCCGACGGCAACGAGGTGGCCGTCGTCTACCAGACGGACGCGCCCGCGCACGCAGAAAGACTAGACGCACTCCGCGACGCGGGCGCGTCCGTCGTCGTCACCGAGGGCGCAATCGGCTCCGCCGTCGCCGACGCGGTGACGGGCGAGGAGGCCGAACAGGTGTTCGTCTACGGCTTCGACGACTTCGTCGAGGAGGCCGAGGCGGCCATCGAGGCGGCCGGCGGCGACGCCGACGCCGCGAAAGTCGAGAACTTCGGCTGA
- a CDS encoding ABC transporter permease subunit: MNESVEHLFVVATRELRTVVRTPALLALSAAFAASVVGVAWAGTGGGGGFVPLTLDLLTFVEVLVPLLAFAYGYRTIVDDRLTGELDVLRTYDVSRFAYVGGVYVGRGVALVGTVVVALVLGGALVPLLTADVPTFLAVNTAADSALRFVRFVVLAAAFTLVVLAATLAVSAAARTVRTAFALAAVLAALFVLGIDTTLLAGLAAGVVPADGVGALLAFSPNSAFRGLVLSAAVGVVGGAEVAAGDPLWNLVGLFVWWAVGLGVAVWRVWPAVEDVSD; encoded by the coding sequence ATGAACGAGTCGGTCGAACACCTGTTCGTCGTGGCGACGCGGGAACTCCGGACCGTCGTGCGGACGCCCGCGCTCCTCGCGCTCTCGGCGGCGTTCGCGGCCAGCGTCGTCGGCGTCGCGTGGGCCGGGACGGGCGGCGGCGGCGGGTTCGTCCCGCTGACGCTGGACCTGCTGACGTTCGTCGAGGTGCTGGTCCCGTTGCTCGCGTTCGCCTACGGCTACCGGACCATCGTGGACGACAGGCTGACGGGCGAACTCGACGTCCTCCGGACGTACGACGTGAGCCGGTTCGCCTACGTCGGCGGCGTCTACGTCGGCCGCGGCGTGGCGCTGGTCGGCACCGTCGTCGTCGCCCTCGTCCTCGGCGGCGCACTCGTGCCGCTCTTGACCGCCGACGTGCCGACGTTCCTCGCGGTGAACACGGCCGCCGACTCGGCGTTGCGGTTCGTCCGGTTCGTCGTCCTCGCGGCGGCGTTCACGCTGGTCGTCCTCGCGGCGACGCTCGCCGTCTCCGCGGCGGCGCGGACCGTCCGGACGGCGTTCGCGCTGGCGGCCGTCCTCGCCGCGCTGTTCGTCCTCGGCATCGACACGACGCTGTTGGCGGGCCTCGCGGCCGGCGTCGTGCCGGCGGACGGCGTCGGCGCGCTCCTCGCGTTCAGCCCGAACAGCGCGTTCCGGGGGCTCGTCCTGTCGGCCGCCGTCGGCGTCGTCGGCGGCGCGGAGGTGGCCGCCGGCGACCCTCTCTGGAACCTCGTCGGCCTGTTCGTCTGGTGGGCCGTCGGCCTCGGCGTCGCCGTCTGGCGCGTCTGGCCCGCCGTCGAGGACGTGAGCGACTGA
- a CDS encoding ABC transporter ATP-binding protein has translation MSDDVTEATGDDAADGESDGDEAGDDASNVALTVSNATRSFGDVGVFSDLSFTVERGELFALVGPNGSGKSTLLEVLAGVRPADSGSVAVSRRAAGVRDVGYLPQRPAFRAGFSVRDTLQFYSQFLDGVGDDEVTETLERVGLAGVADRKVGSLSGGMTRLLGLGQAVLGDPAVVVLDEPGSGLDPAMVERLFSVVGELAASGSAVVVASHELPAIEAHADTVAVLDRGSFVARDAPASLLTATESSSLSEAFLRLVEADAGSVTVRADAAAATGGTEGGGDR, from the coding sequence GTGAGCGACGACGTGACCGAAGCCACCGGCGACGACGCCGCCGACGGCGAATCCGACGGCGACGAGGCCGGCGACGACGCGTCGAACGTCGCCCTGACCGTCTCGAACGCGACCCGGTCGTTCGGCGACGTCGGCGTCTTCTCGGACCTCTCGTTCACCGTCGAGCGCGGGGAACTGTTCGCCCTCGTCGGCCCGAACGGCTCCGGGAAGTCCACGCTGCTGGAGGTGCTGGCGGGCGTCAGACCGGCCGACTCCGGGTCGGTGGCCGTCTCGCGACGGGCGGCGGGCGTCCGCGACGTGGGTTACCTCCCGCAGCGACCCGCCTTCCGCGCGGGCTTCTCCGTCCGGGACACCCTCCAGTTCTACTCGCAGTTCCTCGACGGCGTCGGCGACGACGAGGTGACCGAAACGCTCGAACGGGTCGGACTGGCCGGCGTCGCCGACCGGAAGGTCGGGTCGCTCTCGGGCGGGATGACCCGACTGCTCGGCCTCGGGCAGGCGGTGCTGGGCGACCCGGCGGTGGTCGTCCTCGACGAACCCGGCAGCGGACTCGACCCGGCGATGGTGGAGCGCCTGTTCTCCGTCGTCGGCGAACTCGCCGCCTCGGGGTCGGCCGTCGTCGTCGCCTCCCACGAACTCCCGGCCATCGAGGCGCACGCCGACACCGTCGCCGTCCTCGACCGGGGGTCGTTCGTCGCCCGCGACGCGCCCGCGTCGCTCCTGACGGCCACGGAGTCGTCGTCGCTCTCGGAGGCGTTCCTCCGCCTCGTCGAGGCCGACGCCGGGTCGGTCACCGTGCGCGCGGACGCCGCCGCGGCGACGGGCGGGACCGAGGGAGGTGGCGACCGATGA